In Apis mellifera strain DH4 linkage group LG1, Amel_HAv3.1, whole genome shotgun sequence, the sequence tatatataaaaatatacatagaatatatatttaaaaaatttttaaattattaaattgaaataaaaaaaataaaaaattattgacttttttaatatttttgattgtaTTCAATGAATTATGTCTAAAAATATCACTTTTAATAGCAAGAGTTCAAAAATTATGTTTctctgaaatttaatattatatctaataagaAGAATCCATATACAAACTGAATTGTAATggtaataatgaaaaacagATGTTCTATGTTGATTcgttattaagattataatataacaattaatttcattagttTTCTATATGCattctaaataaaagtaattgctaattgaatttttatttgttaaaattaaatttgatttacattagatttataatgaataaaaattgttttattaatcttatctttaattagatttaaattagatttaaattcttataactgaattttataaaataatttcctaataaaatatatttttgaaaatctgtTCATTGAATATTgtcagaaaatataaaaaaaagtcaataattttttgtctcaagatttattagatttactagattagatttattagattagatacattggataatttatatttaattaaaaataaattaaataataaaattaaataattaaaaataccttGTGCCTGCACGTTCGCAACTCAATCTTGATATAAGAACAGCACGAGCTTGTCTATGACCAACATATACAGTTCGAATTTCCACACTACCACACATTGCTTTAAGTAACCAATGAGATGTATCTACACCATATCTTAGTAAATGTATATGTAACATTCGATTCCTAttatttgataagaaaaaaaaaaataatatatttaatattaaatttaatatttaatattatatttaatattaaaattttgcatatatatgaTACTAACCagaaaaatctattatcaGTTATTGTAGATTTACATCGCCTCTGTGCACTAAGAGTAATATCAAGAGGTTCTTGGTTATTAGCAGaccaagaaatataaaatgtacctGAGTTTAAAACTTTTCTGACTTCAGATACACGATCCTCATTACCTTGTGTGTAATGAAGTGGTACAAAATGAGTCTGTGTAATTCTAAATACTTCTGATTCTCCTATTTTACCAACCGAAAAACAACCAGTGACAAGAACAAGATACAATAAAGTATTTTCACCTGCATTTAATTGCAAGACACCTAAACATCCATATGcatctaataattttgtgtATTTCCCTTTTAAAGTATCTGTTTCTTCAGCAGctgtaaattaattcaaaattataaaatacatatagggtatataaaattataaaatacatatttgataaatatttatttctatactttttaaaataaaattttaaaaaagaaaagaaaattaaaaaattaaaaatcgagaatatttaaaaaaaatattaattatgataaaaatacttaCAAAGTACAGCAACTGCTTGTGATTCAAAAAGAACAGTTTCCTTTCGATTTCGTTGTTCTAATATAAGTGAATGAGGACTAGGTGGCTTTAGTTTTTCGTAAACGCGAAATCCTTTACCCATCGCCATTGTTGtattaatatctttgaaagttttaaagataaatatacgtTTTGATAGAATATGACAGGCCCGTCTGTCATATGGAAAAGCGTGATTATCTTACTTTTACTATGTTTTCTTTCTGTCACTTTGCTTATCacaacaataataaacttttctcTACTGCTTAACAGAAGAAGAGTAGCGCTCTTTTCGCTAATCCGTCAATACTTCGATATTTTCGCAATATATACATCGCGATTTCACGAAGTCTACAGTCTGCTTGTCTAACCGTAACAATCAATCGAACGcgccattttaaaattttaaaaagttaaatatgtaACAATTTTTCGCGCCATTAATATCAGTTAAAATATCACTTTAAAAGTTGCATTAATCGTATTTCTATGATTAaacttttcataaataaaaataaaataaattatcattatcagaaattcaaataaaatttatttgaataatattaattttttaaaaatataacaaaaatttatacatttattcattgaacattaatttttaatacaatttatcaatttttacttaaaaaaacactattttaaaatttttaattttttcatttttaaaataatttatttatttatttgtataaattgtttttaaattaaaagaattgtattcatgttgtattattatctattattaagaagcattttagattaaaatttagattaataatttagaaacgagtttataaaattataatatataggtacgattttacaaaattataatattgaatctttagtatattttatatattatgaaatgatataaaatttttcttttatatcaacttgatagtaaaaaaaaaattttgaatatcatattgaaatttaaaaagttaattatttaaaatatcaaattgctttattgttttatttttagtttcgtttaatattgctgatatttaaattatattgagttaatttaattttaagttatacttttattattgttttttcatcAAAGGTATGAAAAtgcgtaaattttttatttattaattaatatagaatgaacattattttttatacttaactttaatttacaatgataaaataatattttataattaaattctaagcaaatattaatatttcaaaaatgttcatcttgataattatttttttatattttacatttaaagtaTACATAGTATAGTAtacataaactttttttaatgcaaattttaattattcattatttaattgtttatttaataataagcttttttaaatataaatattaacatttatatttattttgactaAATCTATCAAAGATGTCCTACAAatgtattgtaaaaatattttatatacattatataatatataagatacattaaaatatgaaaaaacaaaaattttgttttagagcgagtttttcaaaattagaataattttttaaatgttttttattataatattttaattcaatgtaTAGTAATTCAATGTATTCAACATTTTATGACTCactttaatgattatatataaaatatttgtaaaaagatatattattgtggtaaattttatttcttttaatgataattgttACATTTATTTCCCACAATGGCCATTAAGTTTAAATAggattctttattaaaatcatttgtaTCTATTCTAaagtattgtatataaataattgaaaaaaagtttaattatgtTATGTTTTTAGTGGATGTTCTTGATCGTTGCATGCATCTtaagtttaattatagaaaatgtcacatatatttttttacattaccacaatatttacataataaaggTAGCGTCTGATTAAATTGTTAggctattttttgttttttttattgttgttttttttttatttttttatttttaattattggtactgaaatatttcttaataataacacTGCTTAGAGGAATATTtgaggataaataaaattcatatttaattttatttgataaaataagtaaTGTAATGCTATCATGAAATCaatgattcatattatattttctgtcTTTTCTGTGTAAATTGTGCAATAAGCATTAATAGAAATAgtcaatcaataaaaatcttaaatatgaattttgtagAAAGcactgtaattatataatattcatggaATACTCTTAGACTAGCAAATTATACAttctatatcaaattttaacaatcagTCAATACAAATCAAtactttcttatatattttttcagtgattctttctctctctctctctctctctctctctttctctcatttttttctatagaatCTATAGAatctatagaattaaaaattatttatagaattcttCATTTATGTAAGAGTACATAAccaacaaataaatttcattttcattttcatactgcaaatatttttcttaacaaaAGTTTAAGACGTATGTGTgtatttatagtaaaaatgataatttaaaaattgcttaatcattaaaaaacacTTTAATCTAAAGTtacttgtaattaaattttcaacaaatttccattatcttttttctactttctaaaatatcgtcaatttaatctattctatgcatttcttttttttttatagcaaataattaactaatacatattatataaaaaataataactgttGGAATATAATACTTCAAGAATTAAActatagttattttataagtttGGCCTGACTGTAAAAGAGAttgatataatagaatatttatgatcataattatgataatatttatacttcaAGGAAGTCCTTTAGTAAAGTAACTCTACGCTTTTCAGCAATATccatttgattttctaaatctCCACGATTTGTTGTTTCTGCATGTTCTATTTTCCAAGAAAGATCTTCTATTTCTGCTTCCAATTGAGCTTGTTGATAttcaaactataaatatttattatatatatttagtatttctttcatctctaaatttatttaatattttaaaagttaaaataaatttttaccaatTCTTTACGTGGACCAGGTTCCATGTAATAAGCATAAGGATAAGTATATTGCAAAGTATAACGACAACGTGTTAAAAGTGATGCAGCTGCAAATAAATGTTGCCAGTCAATCCATGTTCCACTAGAGttcattacttttttatttatttgcatttttatagCTTCCAATGTTTGctcttctaattttaatgatttactATGATTTTCCCActaaaagatattcaaaagtataaataaaattatacataaaattaatcttaaaaagaaataattcttactctttcataataatgaagatattttttaagagcTTCTCTTGCTTGTGCAAGTACACTTTCATGGGCAATGTTAGGATTCTCTTTATAACGTGAACATACATAATATTCACTTCCATGTGCTTTCCAATCTCCAAGGCACATCCAACAAAAATCATACTTACAATTATAACATTGCATATGATTGCAGCcaccatttttttctatacaaatATGGCATTTTGGAcactataaattaaagattatttcttttataaaactatacacactatatattttagtatataaaatttaaatactgaCATCTTTGGTGTGGGCACTAATATAATTAGCTGTTTCTGAATCATCTGCGCATTTTGTTAACCACTTCTTCATAGTATTACAATCAGTAGGTGCATGGTAATCAATACCACAtcgaaaacttaaaattattattatttctgaatatGTATGATTAAACAAGTatgtgattaaaattataaatattttagaaatatgaataCATACCAAAATACAGTTTTACATGATGAACACATCACTCTTTTTGCTCTTTGTTCTTTTGAACGCATAATCATTTGACAATTGGGCCCTGGACAAAACCTTAATTGTGGATGGGATTTTACATAATCACAAAAAGCAAACTGTTGATATCTTTCCCTCATGTTAGGCTTGGTAAGAagagataaaacaaaatcttcTGGAGCTAAGACATTGCAATCCTGTGCCATGCAGCTTATtcctaatttaaattaatttagctgagttcaataaaaagatttcaataatctgatccattttttttaataagactTACCTGTAGAAATACCTTGAGTTATTTGTACTTCAAAATGCATGCACCAGCAGTCTTTACAAAATGAATGTCCACATGTCAATGTAGAAAATTTCTCAGCTGAATAAATTGCAACACAAACTGAACATAATCCATtcctttgattttttaattctgataATGAATCCAATGGAGGTAAtggttttatttttgaattaattaataaactggAAGCATTGGTACGGTATTTTGTGATGATATCTTGTAATGTCCAATTGTGCGCATGTAATAAAACTTTGGCTAAGGATGGTGTTATATGAAGACTATTACTTAACAATTCTACATCCTCATTCAAAAGTCTTTCCACTTCTTCAATTCTCAAACAATCATATACAGCATATTCAGGATCTCTTCTGCTTTGATCATTATCTATATCATTATCACCTTCACCATCCCATGGTTGcacattataataatcttcatAACCTGGATCTCCGCAATCTGAGTCGGAATAATCCATTTCAGTGTCATATTCTTCAGTTGacatctatattattaaatatctttttttaataattcagaaatgttttaatttacatatttcatatttattacatatacttaattaagtatattaatataatatatatattaatatatatataaatacattattttctttataacctcataatttttattgttaaagataaacaatgataatataataaaaaatataattatattaatgaatagaataaaaaaatataaatatattaataaatagagtaaaaaataaaaattttagaagaaaatttttaataactatataatagaaatatatatttctagttatacaatgtttaaataatcgatttacttatataagttaaaacaatattcagaaatattaaaagaatggcagtggatttattatttgattattttacataaaaaatatatttttgtaacatttcgtaaacattttgataaaatctcGTATactgtattataataaaatgttcgttcattttgttttatttacataatgcGAATAACCTAcctttatgtttttttatatcaagaaaaatgcattgatatatttattttataaattatgaaaaagttattaaaaggCCTTGTTATAGCCGTTTATATCAATAGTTACACTGGCGCATAAGTTATGTGTATGTTCTTCCATGTCAGACGTATAATGTGAACTATGTATGTTGTAACAGatgatttcatttaatctGAAAGTAGATAAGAATGTCAAAATCACCTGATGAAAACAGCTGAGTTCAATaaagtacatatattttcaatttgtattattaaaattattaaaaatttatttttaaatatgatatacatatatttcgaaatttcatttatatatgagtattaatgatttttaaaattatttatacgtaaattttgaaacaacatatttatataataacaacatacaaattctaataaaataaaaataaataaaatatagtatatatattttttcgaataattttttaaaaataatttttttataaactcgatatatttttatgatcatTCTatgaatagataaatatatatatattttttatctttattaactaaatataatttcatattttataaactattaacaattttaaatattaaaagttacataaatgtattatataaaagtattaaaatgatttaatacgaagaatttttaaattctttaaaaatttgtacataacataaaagagagaaagtaatataaatatataattatctgtagaaatatttatttcatttttgtaaataaatattttatatttttgtatttcaaaatgtttattaaatagatattttaaaattatttgtattaaagaaaaaggaaaaaagaaaaacgaatacgtaatctttttattccatAGAGTAGcctatctattattttcataactatatatgatatatacagTTTATAGtagtatatttactttattatggTGACTACTTTTAACCTCTATTTAAACTATAGATTACAAGATTatcttgtattattaaaattatgtcaGTGTATCATGATGAAGtagaaattgaagattttgaatatgatgaagatgaagaaatatattattatccatGCCCTTGCGGAGATCAGTTTCAAATATCTAAATCAGAATTAGCTGCTGGAATAGAAGAAGCCACATGTCCTTCTTGTTCTCTGGTTATTAAAGTGATTTATGATAAGGAAGTGTTCATAATTAAACAGGAAGAACTTGTTAAAGATGATGAAAAACAGCTTATGACtcagaagatataaaataaatcgaaatattttctgaagtGTTTTTTACAATCACAATTGAGAAGAATTATCAAAGTtcttaagagaaaaaattgccaatagatttcaaataaatattgtttttactaattttactaaatgttagaaaataatttattgttagagaataaaatacgtgtattattattatggctGGGCGTGGCAGAGGAAGAGGCAAACCTTCTATGTCAATTAGCACAGAACAATTGGGTTTTACTAAAGGAGAGGCATTACCACCACCAGTCTTACAACCTCCACCAAAATATCCTTCTTTAGAATACAAACCAAtgccattaattattaatacagaaATGAGTTATCTGTTAGAATTAAAGAGAGAATATGCAGAATATATGAGAGAATCATCTAACAATGTTTTAcctcttataattaaaaaagatattgaaaggTATTCAGATCGATACCAAGATTTGATTACAGATAAAAGTAGTTATGAGACTAGATACGATTGGAGCAGAATGCCAGCAGAATTAAAACCTCAGCTAAGAAAACGTAAAGGACAAAAATTTGAGAAGCCattgaaaaagcaaaaaaatgtTGATGTTGAATCAAAGTTGCaagaattagagaaaaaagagaattcacAACAAAGTGATacagaagaagaggaaaaggaagaagaagaaacagaagaaaaagatgatgAGCATGCGGAGGATGAAGAAGAGGAACTGGATGAGGAAATGGATGAAGGAACTGATTATcttaacaattatttcgataatggAGAAGGTTACGACGATGAAGACGATAATTTAGACGATGGAcctatttattaagatatgaCTTTTATAAGAATCGGAAATTACTctttgttttcaattattggattaaaatACTTACAAGTTATTAATTGAGCACTGTATGgcaatatgtgtatatatatattttatcgaatcacgtgtttaaataaatcacgtgttttaataaaatcattccaatcaaatcatttcatattatagATACActcatatgtattttttattttttagtaattatattttctaaagaaattgataacaaAGGATGGTATgatgtattgaaaaaaaggaaattaattcttttagaaCAATTAAAACAGTCCAAGATCACAGGAAGCGTCGGCGTGTTCTTTATTACgagtatttcaatttctaatatataatatatatatttatatatatataatatatatatagccataataatttgcaattattgtaataaatgattCTCCTCTACGATGCAATCGGAGAGTAAAAACGCAATTTTGGACGAGAAGGGGATGCGCAAAAGTACCGTAGTGTTACGTAATGCTTAACATTTATATGCTCgccgtgatttttttttttaatatctcacaTTAAgtaatcattttctttccctttggTTTGCTTTCATTTACAAACAGTGAATTTTCCTACAAAGATCAACATCAGTCCCAATATGTGCACATTGAGTGCAGGAAAGggatatgagaaaaaaaatatgatcataaaaattgaactccTGAAATTTCCAGTCGCACGTTATCAAGTTTTTgttacttattaattatataattaattatataatttaatgtaaaacatCGAAATATTGTTGCGTTATTTTCGGATTCAACACTaggaaagtaattaaattgtttgtgACAAAGTGGAGAaagttatattgatatatagatGTTATGACTTGGCAGTTAAtcgaatcatttaaaaattcgtgtatagtttaaaattttttttttgatgaaacacctcttaataattttatcatttttatcagtGATTAAGTAACAAGATGTTACATTATGATAAATGAttcaaattcgatattttgtaacaaataattacatattgatTTAAGAACatagaatgatataaaaaaaatatattcgaagaaacaggttatgtatataattctttatgttattcttaataatgatttcaactttgcaattgcaaattttttttaatctgttttgtaaaatacgagaaaacttgttatatttcatttcttaattaaattaatcatgtttttctttctaaaaatttttctaaaagaaagaaaaaggaaaggaaaaaaaatttacttttataaatttattaatattttaaaaaattaatattttaagaaagaatcgatccaatcaatgaaaaaaaattaaataaattaagtcaTTCACGCTATTCGCGGTATTATAAAGCATATTCATCAgtcattattcttataataattgacCGTTACACGTGATTCTCTTATTTTGACAAAACAggttttgtttcaatttatcttttcaatttttttgtaaatactattgttgttttaatctaatattttttttttttcattcgcattggttttttcataatatactatataatgtatatatagatatatttgtatatataaatatatatacatacatatatatatatagcataatCTATCTATGTATTAATAGGCATAAAGACTGAGGCGAGAATACAGGCGAAATTCTGAAACAATAATCATTCAAGtattggattttttaaaaatatttttgtttacttgttttgaaataaaatgattttcgcGTATTTCTTACCATCAGAGTCTTCAATAGCcaattttttctgaattataaaaaaagatcttcTAAAATACTACACTTTTATTCATAGTTTCTGTTTTGAATCTTGATTTGTTGAATATGGCCAGcatattcatatttgttatttcttataagatccatttgatgattttgtaattattaggAGTAGATCTGCCTACATATAGAAATGAGAAGAAAGGCTCGGAGCAACGGGGAGGGAAATgttgaattgaataaattttggtaaagaaaacaattatacaaaataataaatcgtttgTTTGATTAGAAGGAAGATTTATCATAAACTTTtggtttttaaatttccaagcCTTTTTCTTAAACATATCATCTATATTTGTTAAGTATGCGAgtaattataaagtaaaacaTAATATGTTAAACTTTTGCCTATCAAGACATTATTTATAGTCTTGTGAAAAATCTtacaaatgattaataaatcgcACTCGATATCGATTATCTATcaaatagaaatgaataaatattttaattcaaaatgaataaatatttattttgtttcgcaGTATTCATTAGGATCTTACTTCGTTTGAAAAGGGAGAATCATTTTCCTTCACTGTGCTTGCATGCGTATCTCATGATTCATGTTTCAAATCGAGATTGAATATAATGTACATAGTAGCCATATAGATGATGATGTGTGACGTTCTGGAAATCACAGGACAAATCAGCTTTTAAATTCGGAAAGGCAGTGTAAGCTTCTGCGAGGTGCTTCTCCaacatatttaaaacgatTACTAGCCTTGAGTTGATCAACGTTTCCGTCTCCGTTTTTATAGGCTTACACCAAACTGTTCaagctttctttctctctttttgcactctcttttttttttattttttgatttagctaagaaaataaaaaaaaaaataatatgatttaatgatattgttaaaaattttctaataattttaacaatggcaacaaataaataaatattgtcatAATTATCCTCACCTCTTTCTTTCCctatatataatgcaattttaataattattatataagagagaaatatagcaaaccattaataataataataatactctgCATAATGCCACTGTTTCAAAtgaatctttcaaaaatattgatttgaatGAACTATTGTAATAGTTTGCTATTTTAGATTTACTTTGTCGTatggttttaattttaattataatcatattaaatattacatttttttaagttttcaaaacgatcttaataaaatatataagtaatttaaacgCTTATTACGATGATAGATAGATTAAAATCTGACTGCATCGAAAACACTTTCGATATCTGATATAAGATTACTAAACAATTTCATAATGTTATGCATAAGAATcacgaaattgaatattaaaaacagaTTTAAAAACGGATAGAATTctaaacgaataattataaaacaatggaaatattattttatgattaaaaatagaaataatagaaaattttatgcaaaaatattcaaataaatacaagaaataaaaaaaaaattcaaataaatataaaaaaaaataaaattcatttaataatctaataaattattgattaaagtcATGCattttttcatgtattttccatttttcattttccatttcatttgatattattcatCTTTGAATCAGACAGATCGGTGTAAGCAGAGAtaaacgtttcttctttctaaataCAATCGAGGGAAGGAAAGGGAGAATTGAGGAAAGAAAGCATGAAAATGGCATGAAactcttgtaaaaaaaaaaaaaactttaagatgcaaatattttctaatccgTACCGATATCTCGAATTGTTTGAGACGGTAGCACGATCAATGATAaatctcaatatttttttttttctctaatacCATTAAgaatcaatatcttttttcttcacaCCATCAATTatcctaaaaattatttccaaagaaTAAGCTGCagcgttaaaaaattttaaataaatattattcaaacgaataattcaatgaatgaaaatattttaaacatctcaatatcaatttttgatttaaaattacaaattttcttttctttttttgttgtaagaaactaaataattcgattaaattaaaaactaaaataattatcattgattGGCTATCGTCCGGTcaactattttcaaaaatgttccTACAATCGACACCCTGATCTTTTACACTTTCATCTAGTCCCTCGTCAGTCATTtgcattttgtaattttttttccatacgtttttattttatttatttatttttttttcctttagtagtttttttttttttattactagattatcgtttatcatattaatcattatcattatactGCTTCACTACGGTTGGTTGACTCTTGGACGTGGATCTGGATGGACCGGTGTACCGGTGTACCAAATGCgcgtgaaagagagaaaaagctcCGTCGCTTGAGTCATtcggtatttttctttttctttgcatAATATCTCTTTACTCTCCTTCCATCGTCCTCGAAGCGAGAACAAGAGGGAATCCTGTATCTTTTCACAATCGTAAAAAGATTGCTTCGATCttttgtttattcatttattttatttcttatattttattttaagatagaaAGATTTCCCTTGTTCATCAAGCTTCGGACATATCGAAtcacttttctcttcttttctcttctttaccCTCGATTCGTTCTTAAGAGAAACGTACGAATGAATTTATCATGTAAGAAATCAGACGGAATACAATACATTTCACGGGAAGTTAACATTCATTCTTCTCTTTCccgttttcttttcctttttttttttttttttttttctttttttttcagattactccataatttcaatatattttgaactAATACCAAGTTTCTAGTTTCGTAAATTCAAGCGACGCGTAAAAGCGTGATTTCTCGCGCGAAATTCGTAGGAATTGCAAATTTCCCttcgttttatttcgattctcgTCGGTTCCCAACGATTGGATTAATTCGTCTTTCCCGGTTGTTCTCGAGAATTTGTATTATGCATGAAAAAAACACTACGCCTCACTACAGTAATTCATTTCGCTTGATGATAGTTTTCgtttgccattttttt encodes:
- the LOC102655679 gene encoding DNA-directed RNA polymerase III subunit RPC7-like, whose translation is MAGRGRGRGKPSMSISTEQLGFTKGEALPPPVLQPPPKYPSLEYKPMPLIINTEMSYLLELKREYAEYMRESSNNVLPLIIKKDIERYSDRYQDLITDKSSYETRYDWSRMPAELKPQLRKRKGQKFEKPLKKQKNVDVESKLQELEKKENSQQSDTEEEEKEEEETEEKDDEHAEDEEEELDEEMDEGTDYLNNYFDNGEGYDDEDDNLDDGPIY
- the LOC552264 gene encoding potential E3 ubiquitin-protein ligase ariadne-2, which translates into the protein MSTEEYDTEMDYSDSDCGDPGYEDYYNVQPWDGEGDNDIDNDQSRRDPEYAVYDCLRIEEVERLLNEDVELLSNSLHITPSLAKVLLHAHNWTLQDIITKYRTNASSLLINSKIKPLPPLDSLSELKNQRNGLCSVCVAIYSAEKFSTLTCGHSFCKDCWCMHFEVQITQGISTGISCMAQDCNVLAPEDFVLSLLTKPNMRERYQQFAFCDYVKSHPQLRFCPGPNCQMIMRSKEQRAKRVMCSSCKTVFCFRCGIDYHAPTDCNTMKKWLTKCADDSETANYISAHTKDCPKCHICIEKNGGCNHMQCYNCKYDFCWMCLGDWKAHGSEYYVCSRYKENPNIAHESVLAQAREALKKYLHYYERWENHSKSLKLEEQTLEAIKMQINKKVMNSSGTWIDWQHLFAAASLLTRCRYTLQYTYPYAYYMEPGPRKELFEYQQAQLEAEIEDLSWKIEHAETTNRGDLENQMDIAEKRRVTLLKDFLEV
- the LOC100578901 gene encoding DPH3 homolog → MSVYHDEVEIEDFEYDEDEEIYYYPCPCGDQFQISKSELAAGIEEATCPSCSLVIKVIYDKEVFIIKQEELVKDDEKQLMTQKI